The Syntrophorhabdus sp. genome segment CTATTTGCATGTGCTCCTTCAGGCGCATCGCGGGCTTGGGCGTCCTGCCGTCCACGCGCACGTGGCCGCCGTCGATCATCTCTTTCACCTTCGTTCGTGTCAGGGACAGCCTTTCGGAGAGAAAAACATCAAGCCGCACATCACGTGCGTCGCAGACGATCCTGAAACTATCGGTCATTCTCAAAGGCAGCGGTCACAGCCGCGACGAGATCTCCCTCGTCCTCGGTGAGGACCGTTCTCACGTCGAGTATGAGCCTTTCCCTTTCGATCCGCGCGATGACGGGAAGAGGCAGGCGCCTGAGCTTCGCCTCCAGGGTCGCGATCGTCATCGTTCGGGGCTCGAGGGCGACACCGACGGAAGGGATGACCATATCGGGAAAGCTCCCGCCTCCCACCTCGGAATCGACGTCGATGGTGGAGACCCCTGCGTCGGGGCATTCCTTCCTCAACTGCGAGGCGATCCGCCTCGCCCTCTTCGCGACGGCCCCCTTGTCTTCAAGGATCATCCTGATGGTGGGAATTCCGCCGGCCGCTGAATCGACATCGAGACAGAGAAGCAGCGTCGCCTCGAGGCCGGCAAGGGTGAACTTGTCTGGGCGCAGGGCCCTTGTCATGGGATTCTTCTTCATGGCTTCGAGGCAACCTTCCCCGCCGATCACGATCCCCGCCTGGGGCGCTCCCAGCAGCTTGTCGCCGCTGAAGGATATGACATCGAAACCTTTCTTCAACTCGTCCGGTATCAGGGGCTCACCTGAGGCCCCGAGGCCTTCGAAGTTGTAGAAGAGTCCGCTGCCCGTGTCGTGATAGGTGGGAATATTGTACCTCTTCCCGAGCGCAACGAGCTCTTCCGACGGCACCTCGTGGGTGAAACCGCGGATGCGGTAGTTGCTCGTATGCGCCTTCATGATAAGGCCGGTGTTGTCGCAGATGGCCCGCTCAAAATCCTCGATGTAGGTCCTGTTCGTGGTCCCCACTTCCCTGAGCACGGCGCCGGACTTCTTCATCACGTCGGGTATCCTGAAGGAGCCGCCGATCTCGATGAGCTCGCCCCGGGAGATGATCACCTCTTTGCCCTCCGCCAGGGTATTGAGGATAAGGAAGACCGCGCCGGCATTGTTGTTGACGACAAGGGCATCCTCCGCGCCGGTAAGTCTCCTCAAGACGGACCGGCAATGGTCGTACCGGCTGCCCCGCACACCCTTCTCGATATCGTACTCGAGGTTGGAATAGCCTGTCGCGACACG includes the following:
- a CDS encoding L-seryl-tRNA(Sec) selenium transferase, which produces MPNNLLRQIPKVDSILESAGWASLVSACPESIAKDVLREHLDSLRLDIREGRAAVVPSIDEIVTAVGIRAAALIEPGLKRVINATGVIIHTNLGRSLLARRAVNAIMRVATGYSNLEYDIEKGVRGSRYDHCRSVLRRLTGAEDALVVNNNAGAVFLILNTLAEGKEVIISRGELIEIGGSFRIPDVMKKSGAVLREVGTTNRTYIEDFERAICDNTGLIMKAHTSNYRIRGFTHEVPSEELVALGKRYNIPTYHDTGSGLFYNFEGLGASGEPLIPDELKKGFDVISFSGDKLLGAPQAGIVIGGEGCLEAMKKNPMTRALRPDKFTLAGLEATLLLCLDVDSAAGGIPTIRMILEDKGAVAKRARRIASQLRKECPDAGVSTIDVDSEVGGGSFPDMVIPSVGVALEPRTMTIATLEAKLRRLPLPVIARIERERLILDVRTVLTEDEGDLVAAVTAAFENDR